The sequence GAGCGGCGCGCTGCTCTGGGAGTCCCCCGCGCCGGACGTGTGCGGCGGCAAGGAGTTCTGCGATCCCGGCATCTCCGCGGCGGTCACCGCGATCCCGGGCGTCGTGTTCGCGGGCCACCTCGACGGGCGCGTGCGCGCGTACGACGCGAAGAACGGCGCGGTGCTGTGGACCTACGACACCACGAAGCCCGTAACAACCGTGTCGGGCGAGCCGTCGCTCGGCGGCTCGATCGGCGGGCCGGGGCCGGTCGTCGCGGACGGCATGTTGTTCGTGAACTCGGGCTACGGCCTCTACTACCACATGCCTGGCGGCACCCTGTTCGCGTTCCGCGTGCGCGAAGCGAAGTGAGCGCGTGACGGCGAGGAGGCGGCGCGCAGCGGTGCGCATGGGCGCGGAGCGTCCGCGCGAGCCCGTGCGCATGCTCGTCGCCGACGCCGCGGGGCGCATCTACGACCACCCCGACTTGTTACTGGCAGGCGAGCGCGGCGCGGGGCCCGAGCGCATCGGCGTGCGCGACTGGCTGCCGCTGCCGCGCGGCAGCGACTTGTTCGCGCTGCCCGGCCGCGCGCCCGTGGGCATGCCGCGGCGCGGCGCGCCCGTCGTCGTGGGCGAATGGCTCGGCGGCGAAGCGCGCGCGGTCGCCGCGTTTCTCGCGCCCGCGCACACCACGAATCACAACGCGGTGTGGATCACGCGCGCTGCTGCGCCGACGCTGCCGACGTTCGCCTACGCGCCGGTGGGCATCGCGGACGGCCGCTACTGGACGAGCGCGTTCCGCTGCGATCCCGACGAGCGCCAAGACCCGTGGCGCTTCTCGCGCGCGCGAGTCGAGGCGGGCGTCGCGCGCAAGCGCGAGGAGCTGCCGCGCAATCGCGTCGCGCGCCAGCTCGAGAAGTGCGCGCTCGAGTACGGCTGCCGCGCGGCACAGAACTTCTTCCTCGGGCGCCACGAGGGGCCGCTGCCGTCGTCGAGCGCGTGCAACGCGCAGTGCGTGGGCTGCATCTCGCTGCAGCCCGACGGGCAGTTCCGCGCGAGCCACGATCGCCTCGCGCTGCCGCCCACGCCGAAGGAGATCGCCGACGTCGCGCTCTCGCACTTCGCGCGCGTTCCCAATGGCGTCGTGAGCTTCGGTCAAGGTTGCGAGGGCGAGCCGCTCTTGTTCGGGAAGACGCTCGTGCAGGCCGTGGCGCGCATCCGCGCGCAGCACGCGCGCGGCACCGTCAACCTGAACAGCAACGCGAGCAAGCCCGACGTGGTGCGCGAGCTCGTCGCCGCGGGCCTCGACGCGATCCGCGCCAGCATGAACTCGCCCCGGCCCGCGGTTTACGCCGCCTACTACCAGCCGCGCGGCTACGACGTGCGCGACGTGATCGAGAGCCTTCGCATCGTGACCAGCGCCGGCGGGCACGCCTCGATCAACCTGCTCTGCTTCCCCGGCGTCACCGACACCGAGCCAGAGCTCGAAGCGCTCACGGACCTAATCACTCGAACGGGGCTCCAGCTGATTCAGCTGCGCAATCTCAACATCGACCCCGAGCTGTATCGCGCGTCCTTGCCGAAGGGCGTGGTGCAGCCCGGCCGCGGCATGCGCTGGCTGCAGGGCCAGCTCACGCGCCGCTTCGCGCACCTGAAGTTCGGCTACTTCAACCCGCGCGTCGGGCCGCGCGCGAGGGTCGCATCAGCTCCGCTCGAACAGCGCGCGTAGCGGGACGCGCTCTCCCTTTACGCCGAAGCGCGCCTGAAGCTCGGCGAGCCGCGCCTCCACCTCGCCAAGGGTCCAGCACGCGTCCGCTGGCAGCGTCTCGATCGGCTCGCCCGCTTCGTTCAGCTCGCAGATGTCGCGCAGCTCCGCCTCGCGCTCGTCGTCCAGCCAACGCAGTGGCAGCCCCTGCGTGCGGCACACGTAGGGGCGGTCGGCGTAGATGCGACATGCGCCTGCGGCATCGAGAAACGCGCACGCGCCCGCCGCGTGCGGCGCTGCGCTCGCGAGCAGCGAGTCGTGATGTGCGCGAATGCGCTCCGCCTCGATCGCGAACACCGTGATGCCGTCGACGCAGCACGCGCTGCAGCCGAGCTTGCACTGAAGCCGCGCGCCGTGCCGCGCCGCCAGCGCCGCCGCGCGCGCGTCGACCTCGGCGTGGAGGCGGAGCAGCTCAGCGAGCGCGTCTGGGCGCGTCATCTCGGTTCACGCGAGACGATGTGCACGTACGTCCCAGGTGCGCGGCTTTGGTGCACGTACGTCCCAAGTGCGCGCCCTCGTGGCGCTAGGCGGGCCGCAGCGTGTTCAGCTCGCGCGTGTTGTCGCGCAGGATGCGCTGCTGGGTGGCGGCGTCGAAGTGCTTTACGTCCTGCACGTAGTCGAGCGGCTCGGGCATGCCTTCGATGTGGGGCCAGTCGGAGCCGAAGATAACGCGGTCGGCGCCCATCAGCGAGACGACCTCGTTGACGTCGTCCTCCCAGAAGGGGTTGATCCACACGTTGCGCTTGAACGACTCGATCGGGTCGAGCTTGAAGTAACCCGGCATGCGCGCCTTCGTCTGCCGCAGCTTGCGGAACAGGTCGGGCAGGAACTCGCTGCCGTTCTCCACCGACGCGATGCGCACGCCGGGGAAGCGCTCGAACAGCTTCTCGTACGCGAGTGTGATCAGGAAGTCGTAGGCGGCGCGCTCGATGTTGAAGCTCTTCACCGAGGGCTTCCAGCCGCCGGCGAACTCGGCGCTGAAGCCGTCGCGCGAGTAGCCGTTCGTCGTGTAGCCGGAGTCGCCCGCGTGCACGACGACCGTGATGCCCGCCTCCTGCACGCGCGCCCAGAACGCGTCGAAGCGCGGGTCGCTCGCGGTGAACGGGCCGTCGCTCGTGAACACCGCCGACGGGCGCATCACCACGACGCGCGCACCGCGCCCAAGCGCCCACTCGAGCTCGCTGCACGCCCACGGCAGATCGACGAGCGAGATGTACGGCGCGCCGAAGATGCGGCCCTTGTACGCGACGCCCCAATCCTCATCGAGCCAGCGGTTGAACGCGGTGAACAGCGTCTTCACCGCAACGAGGTCGTGCTTGAGCAGCTCCTCGTACAAGACGCCGAGCGTCGGGAAGAGCCACATCGCCTCGAGGCCCTGCTCGTCGAGCTTCGCCACGCGCGCGTCGTGATCCATGTAGTACGCGGGCAGCGGCTCGCGCGCGCGCAGCATCTCGAGCGGGTTGCGCTGATTCGGGTTGCCGCGGAAGTACTCGTACATCGCGCCCGGCTTCGCGATGGGATTCCACGTGGGATTCTGCACTGCGCGCGCGAGCTTGCCGCCCACGACGTGATGCTGGCGCCCCTCGATCGTCGCCCACTGCACGCAGCGCGGCTGCATCTGCTTCGGGACGTGGCGCGTGAAGGCATCGAGCGCCTCGTAGTAGTGGTTGTCGGCGTCGAACGCGGCGTAGCCGAGCTGCGGGGTCGCCATCGCAAGTGCTCCTCGTGATTCCGGTCCGGCGGCAGCGCCTGCCGGCCTCGTGACGAGCGCGGGATAGCGCCGTTCGCGAGGGGTCGCCGCTACCCGCCCTCGTCGTGGTCGGAAACGCCGCTGCGCAGACGCAACGCATCAGAGTCGCGCGCCGCTCAGCGCTCCACCGGCGCGAGGCGCACGCCGGCCGCTTCGCAGGGCTTCGCGTGCGCGTTCAGGGACGGAATCGCTTCGAGGGCGTCGCCCGGCATCAGCGCGCCTTCGCGGATCAGCGTGCGGTAGATCTCGCTCGCTTCCGAGAGAGCGCGGCAGCCGCCTTCGGCGTCGCCCGCGGCAATGCGCGCGCGCCCGAGCACGACGGAGCACGATGCGAGGTCGCGCCGGCGGCCCGGATCGCCGGGAAGCCTCAGCGCTTCCGCGCGGTAGTGGCGCGCGATCGCCT comes from Deltaproteobacteria bacterium and encodes:
- a CDS encoding radical SAM protein, which codes for MLVADAAGRIYDHPDLLLAGERGAGPERIGVRDWLPLPRGSDLFALPGRAPVGMPRRGAPVVVGEWLGGEARAVAAFLAPAHTTNHNAVWITRAAAPTLPTFAYAPVGIADGRYWTSAFRCDPDERQDPWRFSRARVEAGVARKREELPRNRVARQLEKCALEYGCRAAQNFFLGRHEGPLPSSSACNAQCVGCISLQPDGQFRASHDRLALPPTPKEIADVALSHFARVPNGVVSFGQGCEGEPLLFGKTLVQAVARIRAQHARGTVNLNSNASKPDVVRELVAAGLDAIRASMNSPRPAVYAAYYQPRGYDVRDVIESLRIVTSAGGHASINLLCFPGVTDTEPELEALTDLITRTGLQLIQLRNLNIDPELYRASLPKGVVQPGRGMRWLQGQLTRRFAHLKFGYFNPRVGPRARVASAPLEQRA
- a CDS encoding YkgJ family cysteine cluster protein, with the translated sequence MTRPDALAELLRLHAEVDARAAALAARHGARLQCKLGCSACCVDGITVFAIEAERIRAHHDSLLASAAPHAAGACAFLDAAGACRIYADRPYVCRTQGLPLRWLDDEREAELRDICELNEAGEPIETLPADACWTLGEVEARLAELQARFGVKGERVPLRALFERS
- a CDS encoding amidohydrolase family protein, which produces MATPQLGYAAFDADNHYYEALDAFTRHVPKQMQPRCVQWATIEGRQHHVVGGKLARAVQNPTWNPIAKPGAMYEYFRGNPNQRNPLEMLRAREPLPAYYMDHDARVAKLDEQGLEAMWLFPTLGVLYEELLKHDLVAVKTLFTAFNRWLDEDWGVAYKGRIFGAPYISLVDLPWACSELEWALGRGARVVVMRPSAVFTSDGPFTASDPRFDAFWARVQEAGITVVVHAGDSGYTTNGYSRDGFSAEFAGGWKPSVKSFNIERAAYDFLITLAYEKLFERFPGVRIASVENGSEFLPDLFRKLRQTKARMPGYFKLDPIESFKRNVWINPFWEDDVNEVVSLMGADRVIFGSDWPHIEGMPEPLDYVQDVKHFDAATQQRILRDNTRELNTLRPA